TGGCCGGCCATGGGCATTTCGCAGCCTAAGGGAGAACATCCGCACACCGTGGCGTCGCCCAGATGGTTGGATGTATTCGGAACTTCGCCATGGTCGGCGATCGACATGGTTGCTGATGTGCCGGCGTGTGCCGTTGCCATCGGTGACGCTTGGGCGCCAGCAATCATGTGCATTCCCAGAATACCGGCCACAAGAAGCAGGATCAGGGTGAGGGCCCCGCCCAAGCGCAGCAAGGACCCCGGCAGAGGCAGCGTGGCTGACGAAGTCATGACGGGATCCTTCCTGATGGTTTGTACACTCCAGTCGTTGTGTAGTGTACCGGAGCGTACTGGGTGATTCCGGTGAGTCTTGTACTAGCTCACATCCGCGGGATTGAGCTTGAGGCGGCGCAGCAGCTGGGCATTCAGTGCCACCACGATGGTGGATAGCGACATGAGCACTGCTCCTGCCGCGGGGGAGAGTACAAAACCGATGCCGGCCAGTACCCCGGCAGCCAGCGGGACGGAGATGATGTTGTAGCCAGTAGCCCAGATCAGGTTTTGCCACATTTTGCGGTAGCTGGCTTGGGAGAGATCCACGGTGGAGAGCACAGCGCGGGGGTCGTTGCCCGCCAGGACCACTCCCGCTGATTCCATGGCGACGTCCGTTCCGGCTCCGATCGCGATGCCAACTTCCGCCCTGGCCAGGGCCGGTGCGTCATTGACGCCGTCACCGACCATGGCAACTTTCATCCCGCGGCCTTGTAGCTCGGCAACTTTTTGGTCCTTATCCTGTGGCAGCACCTGGGCGAAGACCTCGTCGATGCCCAGTTTAGCGGCGACAGTATCGGCAACTTGCTGCGCGTCACCGGTGATCATGGCAACCTTGATGCCACGTCCCTGCAGGGCGTGGACTGCCTGCAAGGATTCGGTCCGGACTTCATCTTCTAGTGCGACGGCGCCGATCACGGCACCATCTTTGATGACGTGAAGCACCGAAGCGCCTCGGTCCATCCACCCAGTAGTCGCGGCTGCGATCTGTTCCGGTTCGGTGAGTCCGAGTTCTTTCAGCAGTGCTGGGCCGCCGACGGCCACGGTGGCACCGTCAATGGTGGCTTGAACTCCGCGACCGGTCATTGACTGGAACGCAGTGGCTGCGAGCGCTGGAGTCTCGGTCTTGCTGGCGGCGGCAATGATGGCGCGGGCCACGGGGTGTTCGCTGTCTGATTCCACAGCAGCGGCCAGTGCCAGTAGCTCATCAGTGCTCAGTGCCGGAACGGCAGCGACGTCGGTGAGAGCTGGTTCGCCCTTGGTCAGGGTTCCGGTCTTATCGAAGAGGACGACGTCGATGGTGCGCATCCGCTCCAACGCCATCCTGTCCTTGATCA
This genomic window from Arthrobacter sp. TMP15 contains:
- a CDS encoding DUF6153 family protein, which codes for MTSSATLPLPGSLLRLGGALTLILLLVAGILGMHMIAGAQASPMATAHAGTSATMSIADHGEVPNTSNHLGDATVCGCSPLGCEMPMAGHGSCIPAPGTGTPTAPQPGLVPDPSAGPTASDQAGYKISGRLLDPPSLTQLSISRT